From a region of the Mauremys mutica isolate MM-2020 ecotype Southern chromosome 12, ASM2049712v1, whole genome shotgun sequence genome:
- the LOC123345370 gene encoding killer cell lectin-like receptor subfamily F member 1 isoform X2 produces MAGEIVYADLNIRGDSSLTIRPQPPHHLIFQGPCSKAETGAGSVAPASDGVTGRNGNGTDCNSSLASHLRRYLCDSPQSSSAGPPGCRLCPPTWLLHGDKCYWLSKDSKKWHESREDCAAKRSRMLVSQDQREMAFIKNITEGKYPVWIGLHLTTSTGNWTWVDGSLLNQTGVSLSAPDTGNSCGVWKENQIRSEICSGNVKWICQREAVLI; encoded by the exons ATGGCTGGGGAAATAGTCTATGCTGATTTAAACATCCGTGGAGATTCGTCCCTCACCATCCGACCCCAACCTCCTCACCACCTCA tttttcagggcccctgcaGTAAAGCAGAGACCGGCGCAGGCTCCGTGGCCCCCGCGAGTGACGGGGTCACCGGGAGGAACGGAAACGGTACAGACTGCAACTCCAGCTTGGCGTCTCACCTAAGACGGTATCTGTGCGACTCCCCCCAGAGCAGCTCAGCAG ggCCCCCCGGGTGCAGACTCTGTCCCCCGACCTGGCTGCTGCATGGGGACAAGTGCTACTGGCTTTCCAAGGACAGCAAAAAGTGGCACGAGAGTCGTGAGGACTGCGCGGCGAAGCGCTCTCGGATGCTCGTGAGCCAGGACCAGCGTGAGATG gcattcataAAAAACATCACCGAGGGGAAATACCCCGTTTGGATTGGACTGCACCTGACAACCTCCACGGGAAACTGGACGTGGGTGGATGGTTCCCTGTTGAATCAAACAGG GGTCTCACTATCGGCCCCTGACACTGGAAACAGCTGTGGGGTGTGGAAGGAGAATCAGATTCGCAGTGAAATCTGCAGTGGTAACGTTAAATGGATTTGCCAGAGAGAAGCTGTCCTGATATAA
- the LOC123345370 gene encoding killer cell lectin-like receptor subfamily F member 1 isoform X1: MAGEIVYADLNIRGDSSLTIRPQPPHHLKCHHFPHWHQMALRVSWAANVILLGAMMALSIWVFQGPCSKAETGAGSVAPASDGVTGRNGNGTDCNSSLASHLRRYLCDSPQSSSAGPPGCRLCPPTWLLHGDKCYWLSKDSKKWHESREDCAAKRSRMLVSQDQREMAFIKNITEGKYPVWIGLHLTTSTGNWTWVDGSLLNQTGVSLSAPDTGNSCGVWKENQIRSEICSGNVKWICQREAVLI, encoded by the exons ATGGCTGGGGAAATAGTCTATGCTGATTTAAACATCCGTGGAGATTCGTCCCTCACCATCCGACCCCAACCTCCTCACCACCTCA AATGCCATCACTTCCCCCACTGGCATCAGATGGCTCTGAGGGTCAGCTGGGCTGCAAACGTCATCCTGCTGGGAGCTATGATGGCCCTGAGCATCTGGG tttttcagggcccctgcaGTAAAGCAGAGACCGGCGCAGGCTCCGTGGCCCCCGCGAGTGACGGGGTCACCGGGAGGAACGGAAACGGTACAGACTGCAACTCCAGCTTGGCGTCTCACCTAAGACGGTATCTGTGCGACTCCCCCCAGAGCAGCTCAGCAG ggCCCCCCGGGTGCAGACTCTGTCCCCCGACCTGGCTGCTGCATGGGGACAAGTGCTACTGGCTTTCCAAGGACAGCAAAAAGTGGCACGAGAGTCGTGAGGACTGCGCGGCGAAGCGCTCTCGGATGCTCGTGAGCCAGGACCAGCGTGAGATG gcattcataAAAAACATCACCGAGGGGAAATACCCCGTTTGGATTGGACTGCACCTGACAACCTCCACGGGAAACTGGACGTGGGTGGATGGTTCCCTGTTGAATCAAACAGG GGTCTCACTATCGGCCCCTGACACTGGAAACAGCTGTGGGGTGTGGAAGGAGAATCAGATTCGCAGTGAAATCTGCAGTGGTAACGTTAAATGGATTTGCCAGAGAGAAGCTGTCCTGATATAA